The following coding sequences are from one Arthrobacter sp. 24S4-2 window:
- a CDS encoding glycosyltransferase family 2 protein, giving the protein MSPDRSPENASHNAALMPGVSIVIPAYNEESVIRQCLIAAVYQSVPAAEIIVVDNMSIDRTAEIVRQMQLEYPESPIILLSQDRDQGLIPTRNFGLNHATGEVLGRIDADSVVEPDWVEQVQKAFFDPSVQAATGPVVYYDMPMRRFGLKADDKMRQLMLKLAKHQYHFLFGSNMALRRSAWETIRDETCRDEKDEMHEDIDLSLHLADHDLRVQYWPQMVSGMSARRLEDSPRDYRYYVTRFDRTYKAHNVKKMALKAPMVVFFSVYFPAKLLRAIHTVNSAQPARRGGQ; this is encoded by the coding sequence ATGTCACCCGATAGATCCCCCGAGAATGCCTCGCACAACGCTGCGCTAATGCCGGGCGTATCCATCGTCATCCCGGCATACAACGAAGAAAGCGTCATCAGGCAGTGCCTCATCGCGGCTGTTTACCAGTCGGTGCCGGCCGCGGAGATCATCGTTGTGGACAACATGTCCATAGACCGTACGGCCGAGATCGTGCGGCAGATGCAGCTTGAATACCCGGAGAGCCCAATCATCCTGCTCAGCCAGGACCGCGACCAGGGCCTCATCCCAACGCGTAATTTCGGCCTTAACCACGCCACGGGCGAAGTTCTCGGCAGAATCGATGCCGACTCAGTGGTGGAACCTGACTGGGTGGAACAGGTCCAGAAGGCCTTCTTTGACCCCTCCGTCCAGGCAGCAACAGGCCCGGTGGTGTATTACGACATGCCGATGCGCCGCTTCGGGCTCAAGGCGGACGACAAGATGCGTCAGCTGATGCTCAAGCTGGCCAAACACCAGTACCATTTCCTTTTCGGCTCCAATATGGCGCTGCGCCGCTCCGCCTGGGAAACCATCCGGGACGAGACCTGCCGGGATGAGAAGGACGAAATGCATGAGGACATCGATTTGTCCCTGCATCTGGCTGACCATGACCTCCGCGTGCAGTACTGGCCGCAGATGGTGTCGGGGATGTCGGCCCGCCGGCTTGAGGACTCGCCCCGCGACTACCGGTACTACGTCACCAGGTTTGACCGCACCTACAAGGCTCACAACGTCAAGAAGATGGCCCTCAAGGCGCCTATGGTGGTGTTCTTCTCCGTGTATTTCCCGGCCAAGCTGCTGCGAGCCATCCACACCGTAAACTCGGCCCAGCCTGCCCGCCGGGGCGGCCAGTAA
- a CDS encoding peptidylprolyl isomerase, whose amino-acid sequence MTAIATAKATIHTSLGDIVVNLFGNHAPKTVKNFVGLATGEQAWTHPESGEDKTGTPLYNGTIFHRIIKDFMIQAGDPLGRGVGGPGYKFDDEIHPELTFNQPYKLAMANAGIQMGKGTNGSQFFITTIPTDWLQGKHSIFGEVADEESKKVVDAIEGVRTGMGDRPVEDVVINSIDIEQL is encoded by the coding sequence ATGACTGCCATCGCAACAGCAAAAGCAACCATCCACACCAGCCTGGGCGACATCGTCGTCAACCTCTTCGGCAACCACGCGCCCAAGACGGTCAAGAACTTCGTCGGACTGGCCACCGGCGAGCAGGCCTGGACCCACCCGGAAAGCGGTGAGGACAAGACCGGAACCCCCCTGTACAACGGCACCATCTTCCACCGCATCATCAAGGACTTCATGATCCAGGCCGGAGATCCCCTGGGCCGCGGTGTCGGCGGACCGGGCTACAAGTTCGACGACGAAATCCACCCCGAGCTGACCTTCAACCAGCCGTACAAGCTGGCCATGGCCAACGCCGGCATCCAGATGGGCAAGGGCACCAACGGCTCGCAGTTCTTCATCACCACCATCCCCACCGACTGGCTTCAGGGCAAGCACAGCATCTTCGGCGAGGTTGCGGACGAAGAATCCAAGAAGGTTGTCGACGCCATTGAAGGTGTCCGCACCGGCATGGGCGACCGTCCGGTTGAGGACGTTGTCATCAACAGCATCGACATCGAACAGCTCTAA
- a CDS encoding immune inhibitor A domain-containing protein, protein MRKTKIAVAAVAGVVLGMLTIQAPAVAAPPADDGSTGAEAAIRQDNRPGPRTKELVEKRKAAIDKVARGQAKANDDGVVQLAEDKFAEIQSTKQDKIFTILAEFGDQGSGRFGTAPGPLHNSIAAPDRSVDNTTLWTQDFSPAYYGELFNGGGESMKGYYEAVSNGKYSVTNTVTDWVRVPNNGSFYGDNATEDTGGSWAFVRDSGNAWWNSQLAAGKTPAEIDAYLAQFDVWDRYDFDNDGNFDESDGYIDHFQAVHAGEGEEGGGGALGEDAIWSHRWYAYGDQFGSAGPDGNLSGGTRIGSSKYWLGDYTTEPENGGVGVFAHEFGHDLGLPDFYDTTGAATNSTAFWTLMSSGSWLGHGSAANDGIGTTPGLMGPEEKLFLGWLEHSTVEAGSTGDFVLNPSQLQVEGKDQAVRVNLPDKTTTADYTAAASGTKAWWTGSEDNLNESLTHAVPPQSRVTVTANTWYDIEENYDFLYGEYSTDGGKTWKSAGRALSGAAGWGQVRYAYDAAGLASLFRFRYQTDGGVHNPGAFVDDVKIAAGKTAVLGDDVESGQGQWLATGQWQLSTGSVTRTTEQYYLVENREYVGFDATLAEGPYAFTKGITAPNWVDFFKYQNGMLVWYIDDSYADNNVSAHPGAGSALPVDARPTPFKWADGTMPGNSRQPFDATFGLETTDPLCLAKEVQTGTKRNPGISSADACAVGSAPIGVFKDSDPLAYYSADNPYGSVKVAGHGVEISVTSDAGQDLAIHVINPD, encoded by the coding sequence GTGAGGAAAACCAAAATTGCGGTGGCGGCCGTCGCGGGGGTCGTGCTCGGGATGCTCACCATCCAGGCCCCGGCCGTAGCCGCACCACCCGCCGACGACGGGTCAACGGGTGCCGAAGCAGCAATACGGCAGGACAACCGGCCGGGACCGCGGACCAAGGAACTCGTTGAAAAGCGCAAGGCGGCAATTGACAAGGTGGCCAGGGGCCAGGCCAAAGCCAACGACGACGGCGTAGTCCAGTTGGCCGAGGATAAGTTCGCGGAAATCCAAAGCACCAAACAGGACAAGATCTTCACCATACTGGCGGAGTTCGGCGACCAGGGCTCAGGCCGGTTCGGAACGGCGCCGGGTCCGCTGCACAATTCGATCGCGGCACCTGACCGTTCGGTGGACAACACCACCCTGTGGACCCAGGATTTCAGCCCGGCCTACTACGGAGAACTTTTCAACGGCGGCGGCGAATCGATGAAGGGGTACTACGAGGCAGTTTCAAATGGCAAGTATTCCGTAACGAATACCGTGACGGACTGGGTCAGGGTGCCGAACAACGGATCCTTCTACGGCGACAACGCCACCGAGGACACGGGCGGTTCATGGGCATTTGTCCGGGACTCCGGCAACGCCTGGTGGAATTCCCAACTGGCAGCCGGCAAGACCCCGGCGGAAATTGACGCGTACCTTGCCCAGTTCGATGTGTGGGACCGCTATGACTTCGACAACGACGGCAACTTCGATGAATCCGACGGCTACATCGACCACTTCCAGGCAGTCCACGCAGGCGAGGGCGAGGAAGGCGGAGGCGGCGCCCTGGGCGAGGACGCCATCTGGTCCCACCGCTGGTACGCCTACGGCGACCAGTTCGGCTCCGCCGGGCCTGACGGGAACCTTTCCGGCGGAACCCGGATCGGATCATCCAAATACTGGCTGGGTGACTACACCACAGAACCAGAAAATGGCGGCGTCGGCGTGTTCGCGCACGAGTTCGGCCATGACCTCGGACTGCCGGACTTCTACGACACCACGGGCGCCGCGACCAACAGCACCGCGTTCTGGACCCTCATGAGCTCAGGATCCTGGTTGGGCCACGGTTCTGCGGCCAACGACGGAATCGGCACGACCCCGGGCCTGATGGGACCCGAAGAAAAGCTCTTCCTCGGTTGGCTGGAACACAGCACAGTGGAGGCAGGTTCGACCGGAGACTTTGTCCTGAATCCGTCCCAGCTTCAAGTTGAGGGCAAGGACCAGGCCGTGCGGGTCAACCTTCCGGACAAGACAACCACCGCGGACTACACAGCCGCCGCCTCGGGGACGAAGGCGTGGTGGACGGGCAGCGAGGACAACCTCAATGAATCCCTGACCCATGCCGTCCCGCCGCAGTCGCGGGTGACCGTAACGGCCAACACCTGGTACGACATCGAGGAGAATTACGACTTCCTCTACGGTGAATATTCCACTGACGGCGGCAAGACCTGGAAGTCTGCGGGCCGCGCGCTCAGCGGCGCAGCCGGGTGGGGGCAGGTGCGCTACGCGTATGACGCCGCCGGCCTCGCATCGCTGTTTCGCTTCAGGTACCAGACCGACGGGGGCGTCCATAACCCGGGTGCCTTCGTTGACGACGTGAAGATAGCGGCCGGAAAGACCGCAGTCCTTGGCGACGACGTCGAGTCCGGCCAGGGGCAGTGGCTTGCCACCGGTCAATGGCAACTGAGTACCGGCTCGGTCACCCGCACCACCGAGCAGTACTACCTCGTGGAAAACCGTGAGTATGTGGGCTTTGACGCCACGCTTGCGGAAGGACCCTACGCCTTCACCAAGGGCATCACGGCCCCGAACTGGGTTGATTTCTTCAAGTACCAGAACGGCATGCTGGTCTGGTACATCGACGATTCCTATGCGGACAACAACGTTTCGGCCCACCCGGGAGCCGGCTCCGCGCTGCCGGTCGATGCCCGGCCCACACCCTTCAAATGGGCCGACGGCACTATGCCCGGCAATAGCCGGCAGCCGTTTGACGCGACGTTCGGGCTGGAAACAACTGATCCTCTGTGCCTTGCGAAGGAAGTGCAGACCGGCACCAAGCGCAATCCGGGCATCAGCTCAGCTGACGCCTGCGCCGTGGGCAGTGCACCGATCGGAGTCTTCAAGGACAGTGATCCGCTTGCCTACTACAGCGCCGACAATCCCTAT
- a CDS encoding rhomboid family intramembrane serine protease: MSYGIPAAEPSAQIPVCPRHPDRPSYVRCQRCGRPACPECQRAAAVGFQCIDCVNETKRTTPAAKTVYGGTAVAGRPLVTFGIIAVCALLYVLQWLIPNDGIYQNLAFASVYASPEFGVFEPWRMLTSAFLHSQGFILHIVLNMYTLWIFGQALEPLLGRIRFLAVYLISAFGGSVGFLLLTSTYVPGQPLTGVVGASGAIFGLFGAMLVVQRHRGGDTRQLWVLIAINGAIGFIVPQIAWQAHLGGLVTGAACAAAIAYAPHGARRGLWQAAGLILVLALLVAATWFRMAST; this comes from the coding sequence ATGAGCTACGGAATTCCGGCGGCTGAGCCGTCCGCGCAGATTCCGGTGTGCCCCCGGCACCCGGACAGGCCTTCCTACGTCCGGTGCCAGCGTTGCGGGCGCCCGGCATGCCCGGAATGCCAGCGGGCGGCCGCCGTCGGGTTCCAATGCATTGACTGCGTCAACGAAACAAAACGTACGACGCCGGCAGCGAAGACCGTCTACGGCGGCACCGCCGTTGCCGGCCGGCCCCTGGTGACGTTCGGGATCATCGCCGTTTGTGCCCTTCTCTATGTGCTGCAGTGGCTGATCCCCAACGACGGAATCTACCAGAACCTGGCCTTCGCCTCGGTCTATGCGTCCCCCGAGTTCGGAGTATTCGAACCCTGGCGGATGCTGACTTCGGCCTTCCTTCATTCGCAGGGCTTCATCCTGCACATTGTCCTGAACATGTACACGCTGTGGATCTTCGGGCAGGCGCTGGAGCCGCTCCTCGGTCGCATCCGGTTCCTCGCTGTGTATCTGATTTCCGCGTTTGGCGGCTCCGTGGGCTTTCTCCTCCTGACGTCCACCTACGTCCCTGGCCAGCCGCTGACCGGCGTCGTGGGTGCCTCGGGCGCCATTTTTGGCCTCTTCGGGGCGATGCTGGTGGTCCAGCGGCACCGCGGCGGCGACACGCGGCAACTGTGGGTGCTGATCGCCATCAACGGTGCCATTGGCTTCATCGTTCCCCAGATCGCCTGGCAGGCGCACCTTGGCGGCCTGGTCACCGGCGCTGCCTGCGCCGCCGCCATTGCCTACGCCCCGCATGGCGCACGCCGCGGGCTTTGGCAGGCGGCCGGCCTGATACTGGTCCTCGCCCTCCTGGTCGCCGCCACTTGGTTCAGGATGGCCAGCACCTAG
- a CDS encoding DNA-3-methyladenine glycosylase I, which yields MTPDEHGTIVGTDGLARPPWAAVDPMLQEYYDTEWGMPVRDEQGLFERISLEAFQAGLSWATILRKRPAFRAAFHDFQPDIVAAFTEEDVERLLLDAGIVRNRLKIRAAITNAQATIALRREGGLVDFVWSFQPPATPQPQTHAEIPTTSAESIALSKALRSKGFAFVGPTTMYALMEAIGMIDTHLVDSHRRGSSGVWVAPA from the coding sequence ATGACCCCGGATGAACACGGCACCATTGTCGGCACCGACGGCCTTGCCCGCCCGCCATGGGCAGCCGTTGACCCCATGCTCCAGGAGTACTACGACACCGAATGGGGAATGCCGGTCCGGGACGAACAGGGGCTGTTTGAACGTATCAGTCTGGAGGCCTTCCAGGCCGGGCTCTCCTGGGCAACCATCCTGCGTAAGCGCCCGGCGTTCCGTGCGGCATTCCATGACTTCCAGCCGGATATCGTGGCCGCGTTCACCGAAGAAGACGTGGAGCGGCTGCTCCTCGACGCAGGCATTGTCCGGAACAGACTGAAGATCCGGGCTGCCATTACCAACGCCCAAGCCACCATCGCCCTGCGGCGAGAAGGCGGACTGGTGGATTTTGTCTGGAGCTTCCAGCCGCCTGCGACCCCTCAACCCCAAACGCATGCCGAGATTCCCACCACCTCGGCTGAATCCATCGCCCTGTCCAAGGCACTGCGCAGCAAGGGGTTCGCTTTCGTCGGCCCCACCACCATGTACGCGCTCATGGAAGCGATCGGCATGATCGACACCCATTTGGTGGACAGCCACCGCCGCGGTTCATCGGGCGTCTGGGTGGCACCGGCCTGA